The sequence GATAAAAAGGAAGGACATTTTCAAGATTAATCAATGGTCTAACACTGGTGTAGCCTTCTTGGTATGCGTGATATAAGCGATCATCATAACTTAAATAATCGCGATACAGTTTAGTAAAATCAATTTCTGTTGAACCAAATCTTACGCTCTCAAAATCTATTACTCCTGAAACATTGTCATGATCAACAATTATATTGGCTGGTCGAAAATCCATGTGGATGAAACTTGGTCCATCCGGTGAAGGTAGTTGTTGTTTCATCACTTCAAATTTATCAATGGCTCTCTTATATAATTGTTCATCTATAACGCCCCTTACATCTTCAGCAAAATTCAAGAATTGCTGTTCGATGAAACTGGACCATTGCCAAAATTCATTTTTAATACCCGTTAATTTTTGCTCGGGAGGAGGTTGAATAGCATGCATTTCAGCATGAAGAACTCCAATCTGGTACGCTATTGATGGTGTAGATTTAGAAGTTAATGGCTCTCCCTTTAATTCAGATAATAAAAAAACACCCGTACACTCCTCATCACCTGTCCAATAATCTAGCATATCAGGGGTTGAAACGCTTCCTTTTAAGATTTTATAGGCTTCTAGCTCGCGTTGAAACTTTAAAGTTGTAAAAGGAATTTTCAAATAAACATTTTCACCAGTATACAAATTACATTTATATACGGTTGAACTTGAACTATGAGAGTCCTCAACTTCATTCATTGTTCGCACTCGTAATCCAAATTGATCAATGGCTCGATTTAACACCGCACTTCCCCCTCCCTGTAAAAAATAGCAAAGCTGGTTATTTTCTATTTCTCGAAAAACCAATCAATGCAATAATCAAACAAAACATACTAACAGCCCAGGCAACGCCGGCTATACCGATTCGAAAGGAAATCTCTTCGGATGCCATGGGATGATTGTAGTCAAAACCAATAGCCTGCAGTGCAAAATATACGGAAATAATCAATGAAAAGAAGTGTAACAATGTCCATATGTATCCGAAGCTATTATGCTTATTTTTTATCCAAAGGAACAATGTAACGATAAGAGCGATTCCCATCACAATTGAAAAACCAGCAATTAACAAGCCGATTACTTCCTGTTCTAATGGCATAAAATTACACCTCCTCAAATCCAGAAATCCCACGCATGACGTATCATTAATTTTTTTCTAAACGATTTACGTATTTGATTAAAAAATACAGCATGATCCACGGAAGAATAAATTTTGTAGCCCATTCTATTACATTAGGTATGATGGATGACGTATTTATGCCAAAATAAGGGGGGATGAACAAAAGAACAAATAAAGTGATAAGAGCTATGATTACATTTTTCATATTAAACACCTCCTTGCACTCTTTTTGTTTTTAACGCTGGTTCAATCTAAGATGTACATATGTTTATTTTAACATAATATTCCAATAGATAGTTTGAAATATAGAAATTCATCTCTCTTTTTTCCAAATCAGATAGAAAGAGCTAACTCTTTTACGAAAAGTTAGCTCAAGATTTACCAAAATAACACTATCCCCAAGCCGTTTATTAGAAAACTCCGCATTCGCCTCGTCTGTTAGTAAGTTTCTTATACTTGGTACATACTTTTTCACAACGTCGAACTTCTTCATTGCTAAAATTTTCCTACACTATAAAAAAGACTGGGCTTTTAATTTTTCAACCTCTACCTCAATTGTTGCTACATCAACCCTTTCGAATAGTGGTTTCACATGTTTTAATTTGGAATCATATCTTTCAATTGGTTTCCATTGAAATTCCGATATGTTTAAGCTCTCTTTTATTTCACTACTTGAAAATGGAAGAAATGGACTTAATAACTGAGCCATATTTGCAATGATATATACACAAGTGGCTAATGTATTATTACATTCTTCAGGAGAATCTTTCACCTGAACCCATGGCTGTTGATGATCAAAATACTTATTGGCATGCCGGATATATTCAAATAAAATATCCAATGCTTGTTTGAAGTGCGTTTCTTCGATCAGCTTACCTATCTCAGTATACAAATTCTTAATTTCGTCCTTGATAGACGCATCCACTTTAGCGTATGGAATTCTTCCATCAAAAGATTTTTCAATAAATTTTAACGTTCTATTGATGAAGTTACCATATGCACCTAATAGTTCGCTGTTATGACTGTAGACAAACTCTCTCCACGAAAAATCGGAATCTCTATTCTCAGGAGCGTTTATTGTTAAGAAATAGCGTATGGAATCTGGATGATATTTCTCAAGCAGATCCGGTACCCATACTGCCCAATTTTTGCTTGTAGACAGCTTCTTCTTTTCAACTGTTAGATACTCATTGGAAACAATATGAGTAGGCAAAGCTTCAAGCTTTACCCCTAACAAAATCGATGGCCAAATAATCGAATGAAATGGAATATTATCCTTCCCGTGTATATAATATGAGATTGTATCTTTACTCCAGAAAACGGAATCATCTCTTTTATGTTCTTTCGCCCATTTTCTACTGACTGAATAATAGCCTGATACAGCTTCAATCCACACATAAAATTTTTTATCTTCATAACCATGTACTGGTACCGAAACGCCGATTGGCAAATCACGTGATACAGCACGGTCATGCAATCCTTCTTTCAAATATCTTGCCGTTAATTGGTTTGCATTGTCACGCCACAAACCATTACTCCTAGCGTTATCAGCATACTGTTGTAACGGTTCTTGAAATGTACTTAATTTAAAGTAGAAGTGTTCAGTATTTCTTGTAGTTGGAACATCGCCGCATAGTTTACATTTCTTATCACGAAGGTCTAATGGTTCTAAGATTTTGGAGCAATGATCACACTGATCCCCTCTTGCATCCTTTACACAATTCGGACAAAGCCCCTCCACAAATCGATCAGGTAAAAACTGGTCACACGTTGTACAATATGCCTGTTCCACCGCTTTCTGATAAATTTTTTCGTTTTCTACTAATTTCAAAAAGATTTCCTGAACAGTTTTATGATGATGTGCAGAGTCGGTACGCGTATAACAATCATAGGTGAAACCAAGCTTCTCAAAGCATTCACTAAATTCCTCATGGTATTTATCAGCAATTTCCCTTGGAGTCACACCTTCCTGCTTTGCTCTGATTGTAATAGGAGTTCCATTACAGTCGCTTCCTGAGACATAAAGGACATTATCCCCCTTTGCTCTGTAATATCGTGCTAAAATATCTCCTGATAATAAACTGGCAATATGCCCTAAAT is a genomic window of Gracilibacillus salinarum containing:
- a CDS encoding phosphotransferase family protein: MLNRAIDQFGLRVRTMNEVEDSHSSSSTVYKCNLYTGENVYLKIPFTTLKFQRELEAYKILKGSVSTPDMLDYWTGDEECTGVFLLSELKGEPLTSKSTPSIAYQIGVLHAEMHAIQPPPEQKLTGIKNEFWQWSSFIEQQFLNFAEDVRGVIDEQLYKRAIDKFEVMKQQLPSPDGPSFIHMDFRPANIIVDHDNVSGVIDFESVRFGSTEIDFTKLYRDYLSYDDRLYHAYQEGYTSVRPLINLENVLPFYRFTDAFNSIGWCKRRGIEKNALFLAENMERLKKYLQ
- the metG gene encoding methionine--tRNA ligase, with product MNVFIGGAWPYANGSMHLGHIASLLSGDILARYYRAKGDNVLYVSGSDCNGTPITIRAKQEGVTPREIADKYHEEFSECFEKLGFTYDCYTRTDSAHHHKTVQEIFLKLVENEKIYQKAVEQAYCTTCDQFLPDRFVEGLCPNCVKDARGDQCDHCSKILEPLDLRDKKCKLCGDVPTTRNTEHFYFKLSTFQEPLQQYADNARSNGLWRDNANQLTARYLKEGLHDRAVSRDLPIGVSVPVHGYEDKKFYVWIEAVSGYYSVSRKWAKEHKRDDSVFWSKDTISYYIHGKDNIPFHSIIWPSILLGVKLEALPTHIVSNEYLTVEKKKLSTSKNWAVWVPDLLEKYHPDSIRYFLTINAPENRDSDFSWREFVYSHNSELLGAYGNFINRTLKFIEKSFDGRIPYAKVDASIKDEIKNLYTEIGKLIEETHFKQALDILFEYIRHANKYFDHQQPWVQVKDSPEECNNTLATCVYIIANMAQLLSPFLPFSSSEIKESLNISEFQWKPIERYDSKLKHVKPLFERVDVATIEVEVEKLKAQSFL